In Myxococcales bacterium, the DNA window ATCCCCGTGCCCGAGGTCGCCAAGCAGCCCAAGCCCACGCTGCCCAACGCCACCGCCGAGCTCCAAGCCCTGAACGAGAACGCCCTCCCCGCGGCACTCGAAAAGGCCCTCCAGAGCGATCCGAAGATCCGCGCGCTCCTGTCGCGGCGCTCGCAGCCCGTCATCGTGGTCGAGAAGCCCGTCGACGAGCCCGCCGTCGAGGTGAAGCCCGCCGTCGCCGCCGCGGCCGACCCGAAGCCGAGCGCACCCGAGCCCGCCGCCGCGGCCCCACAAGCTCCCGCGGCCGCGCAGGCCCCCATGGTCGCGCCGAACCCCGGGCTCACCGCGCCCCCGCCGAAGAGCAGCACGGCGCGCACGCTCGTCGTGTCGGTGCTCGTGCTCGGGCTCATCGCCGGCGCGGCCTACGTCGGCATGGTGCTCGGCGATCCCGGCGAGAGCGGCGCCCCGAAGGGAAAGCCCTCGGCCACCGCCTCGAGCGACGACGAGGCCATCGTGATCGGCAAACCTCAGGGCGGCGGCAAGCCCACGACGGGCGCTGACGCCGGCGACTGCCAAAACCCGTTTACGGTCGACGCGCAAGGCAACAAAAAGCCAAAACCTCAGTGTTTTGGCCCCACTCCGTAGCCTCTTTCGGAGAGACCCGGTCTGGCCGTACGCTTCCACGATGGCCTCGTGGTCGTTCTTGGCTCGGCACGCGCTCGTCGGTGGTGGTCTCGCGCTCGTCGGGTGCGGCTCCGTCGGCACTCCGCCGTCACCCGATGGGTCGGCGCCGATCGAGCCCACGGCGACCTCGCCCGTCGTGCCCCTGCCTACCGATCCACCCCCCCCTCCGCCCCCTCCTCCGGTGAAGCCGGGCGCGGGGCTCGTGTGGGGCATCCTCGGCACGGGGCAGTCGCTCAGCGTCGGTGGGCGGGGTGGCGGAGCGCCGTACGAGCCCGCCGTGCGTACGGCCGGAGAGGGCCACTTCGTGCTCCGCAACATGACGGGGGGCAAGCTCGACGCCCTGCCGTTTCCGCAGGCGAAGCCCGCTTCGGAGTGGAAGCTCGAGACGCTCGCCGAGCCCATGCGCGAGGCCGGCAGCGGGTCGGGGCCGTGGCCCATCAACGTGTCGTACCAGTCGCCCCACGCGCCCTTCGCCGAGGAGATCGCGAGGCTCTCGGGCGGCAGCGTGCGCACCGCGCACATCGTCGTGGGGCAGAACGGCCAGGGCATCGACGGCATCAAGAAGGGGGGCACGGTGCACAGCTACGCGGCGTCGCTCGCCGAGGCTACGCGCATGCGTGAGCTGCTCGCCGGCCTCGGGTACGAGCTACGGTTCGCGGCGGTGCTGCTCACGCACGGCGAGACCGATCACGGCAGAGCCACCTACGCGGCCGACGTCGAGAAGCTCCAAGCCGACTACGACGCCGATCTCCGAGCGATCACCGGGCAGACGCGGCGCGTGCCCATGTTCCTCACGCACCCGTCGGCCGCGTACGTGAACCCCCCGATGGGCATCTACAACACGACGACCGACGCGATGACCGCCGCGTGGCGCAAGAGCCCTGGCACGATCCGGCTCGTCGGAGGGAAAACGAACCTCGAGTACGCGACCGAGAATTTTCACCTCTCGGAGCGCGGCACCGCGGAGCTCGGGCGCATGTACGCGCGCCACGTCTACCCGTGGATCGCGAGCGAGACGTTCCGCGACCCGGTGGCCCCGGTCGACGTCGTGCGCGACGGCGCCAAGGTCACCATCACGACGAACCGCCCGCTGGTCGACGATCCGCGGCACTTCGGGACGATGCACGCCACGGGCCCCTGGGCCGCGGCGAAGGGCTTCGAGGCCCACGCCATCGACGGGACGCCGATCGCCATCACGTCGGCCGAGATCACCGGCACGACCGTGGTGCTCACGTGCGCGTCGACCCCGTACGAGGTGTCGCACGCGACCTACGCCGACGGCCCGACCCCGGTCGTTCGGCGGGTGAGGCTGCGCGACGCCGACGGCGAGTGGCTCATCCAGTTCCGCAAGGTGCTCTGACGCTCACAGGATCTTGCGCGGCGGCACCACGGCGTTCGCGCCGATGACCCCGATGACGAGCCCACCCGCGACGAGCAGCACCTCGACCGCGCGGGCCGCTCCTTCGATCTCGCCGCGCGCGAGGGCGCTCACCGCGAGGAACCCGAACGTGCCGGGGACGAGCAGCATCATTCCTGGAATCTGGAAGAGTTGCGCGGGTTTGTCCGTGAGCTTGGCCATTCCGTTGGCGAACGCGCACACCCCGAACGACGCGAGGAACGCCGCCGCGTGCACGGGCACGGCCCGCAACGCCGTGGCCGACACCCCGTACCCCACCGCGCCGGACACGAACGCCGTCCAGAGCCACGCGCGCGGCACCGAGAAGAGCACGCCGAAGCCGAACGACGCCACGAGCAGCGCCGCGAGCTGGTACCCGATGCCGAGGCCCGCGTGCGCTTGCACCTCGAACGTGACCGCGAACGCTCCGCGCCCGAGCGCCACGGCGAAGGCCACCCCGAGCACGAGGGACAAGAGCGTCACGAGCGCCTCCATGAGCCGCGCGCCGCCCGACACGAGGTTCTTCTGCGCGAGCTCGGCGAGGCCCGTGGTGAGCGTCATTCCGGGCACACGCGACACGATCGTCGCGAGCACGATGGCGTCGCGCGAGGCCCCCGACACCAGCCGCGAGGCGCCGTAGGCCAGCACCGCGGCCAAGAACGCGTGCACGAAGTCTTGGAGGAAGCGCGCCGCGGGGTTCTTTTTGACGGCGAAAATCGCGCCGTGGAGCGCGAGCGCGAGCACCGCCGAGACGCCCGCGTCGACGAGCGAGCCCCGGAAGAAAACGGCCGCCGCGCCCCCCACGGCCCCGATCGCGAGCCATCGGAGCGCGCGTGGCCACGGCCGAGGGCTCGCGCGGTGGGCCTCGAGGTCGTCTTCGGCGGCGGCGAGATCACGCTCCCCGCGGGCGACGGCGTTGAACACGTCGTCGACGCGCACCAGGCGATCGAGGTCGAGGCCCCACTCGGTGATGCGCGCCATGCGGTGCACGGGCGTCGCGCTCGGGCCCTCGCCGCGCACGTTCACGAAGAGCCCCGTGGGGAGCGCGAAGGCCTCGGCGCGGTAGCCCTCGAGCGCCGCGATCGTGCGCACGGCGCTCTCGACCCGGTAGGCCGGGCACCCGCACTCGAGCAGCGAGGTGCCGACGGCTACGAGGTACTCGGCCACCTCCTCGGCGCTCCGCTTGCGATCGCCCCGCCGCTCGATGACCTTCGGGCGATCCATGACGACCTCAGCCGCCGAGGCCGCGCTCGGCGATGATGGCCGCGTTCCTCGCGTCGGCGCGGGTGAGGGCCTCGCGCTTCTCGAGGCGCTTGGCGTAGGCCGTGAAGGCCTCGCGCGGCTCGATCATCTTGAAGCGGAGCATGTACCGGAGGGTCGCCCCGAAGATGACGTCCGCCATGGTGAAATCCGGTCCGAGCAGGTATTCGCCCTGCGACACCGCGTGCTCCATCGTGGCGAGCATGCTCGCGTAGTCGCCGAAGCCGGCCTGGCCGGGCTTGAACTCCCACTTGGCGGCATGGGCCATCGACCCGGGCTCGATCACGGACGGCGCGAAGAGCGCCCAGCGGTAGTACGTGCCGCGGCGCGGATCGTCGAGCGCGGGCGCGAGCTTTCCCTGGCCGTAGCGATCGGCGAGGTAGAGCCCGATGGCCGCGACCTCGGTCACGACGGTGTCGCCGTCGACGAGCGTGGGGAGCTTGCCCATGGGGTTCTTCGCGACGAAGTCCGGGTGCTTCTGCTCGCCCTTCATGAGGTCGACGTAGCCGAGCTCGTACGGCACCTCGAGCTCCTCGAGCATCCAGATGACGGTGGCCGCGCGCGAGAACGGGTGATGGTAGAGGACGATGGACATGGGCGCTCCTTTCGGGAGCCCCGTCGTACCGCGAGAGGCGTGGCGGTGTCGAAACATGTCGTCCTTACGCGGCCGTAGGGCCATGATCGTCTCGCCCGCGAGGCTCTCGCGAAACCAGCCTCCCCTCGCGTGCGTAAGGTCCTTCATGAAGCACCCGTCCTTCACCGCCGCCGTCGCCGCCTCGGTCGTGTCCGCCCTGCTCGTCGTCGCGTGCAAAGGCTCCCAGGCCTCGCCCGATCGCGCCGAGAGCCCCCACGTCTCTCCCTCTGCCGGTCAGATCGCGCCGACGGGTGTGGGCACGAACCCGGGCAACGCAGGGAAGGGGACGCCCCTCGCGGCGGCGCCCGGGCACGAGCTCGCGGCGTTCGCGATGGGGTGCTTCTGGGGCTCGGAGAACACGTTCCGCCACGTGCGCGGCGTGACGGCGACGGCCGTGGGCTACGCGGGCGGGCACACCGAGGCACCGACGTACGAGGACGTGTGCGGGCACGGCACGGGCCACGCCGAGGTGGTGCTCGTGGAGTTCGACCCGAAGGTCGTGAGCTACGACAAGCTGCTCGAGACGTTCTGGAAGAACCACGATCCGACGACGAAGAACCGGCAAGGCCCCGACGTGGGCGACCAGTACCGGAGCGGCGTCTTCACGTTCTCGCCCGCGCAAGAGGCGGCCTACCGGGCCTCGATGGAGGCCGAGCAGAAGCGCCGCCCCAAGGCCATTACGACGATCGTCACGCCGATGAAGGTCTTCTGGAAGGCCGAGGAGTACCACCAGCAATACGACGAGAAGACCGGCCACGAGTCGTGCCCGCTCCCCGGCGTTCGCGGGACGTGAAGTGCGAAAACAGAAGATCCGACCGACGTTGGCGCTAAGTGGTTGAAATTACATTGACGCCCAGCTCGGCGGCGGGCGAAGCAGAAGATCCGACCGACGTTGGCGCTAAGTGGTTGAAATTACATTGACGCCCAGCTCGGAGCGGCGGGCAGATCGCGGGCACGGGCAGATCCGACCGACGTTGGCGCTAAGTGGTTGAAATTCCATTGACGCCCAGCTCGGAGTGGCTGGAGCGGAAGATCCGACCGAGAGCGGAAGATCCGACCGACGTTGGCGCTAAGTGCCTGAAATTCCATTGACGCCCAGCTCGCGAAAGTGGCGCCACTTCCCCTCGGGAAAGAACCCATCCCGCACTGCGCTCCTCATCTTCGCAAACGCCTCACGGTACGCCCCCAAGAACGCGGCCCGCTCCTTCATGGCCCGCACCGCCATCTCCACGTTCCCACCCGCCGCAAAGCTCGGATTCCGTGCCCCCTCCTTCTCGAACGACGGGCAACGGGCAGATCCGACCGACGTTGGCGCTAAGTGGTTGAAATTCCATTGACGCCCAGCTCGGGAAAATCACATAGCGGCCGGCAACGGCCAGCTCGCGCGGGCAGATCCGACCGCTAAGTGGCACCAGCAGATCCGACCGGCGTTGGCGCTAAGTGCTTGGGAGGGCAGGGGAGGGCAGATCCGACCGACGTGGGCAACATGGGCATGGGCAGATCCGACCGACGTTGGCGCTACGACCGAGGAAGATCCGACCGACGTTGGCGCTAAGTTGTTGAAATTGCATTGACGCCCAGCTCGCGAAAGTCACATAGAAGGAAGATCCGACCGACGCTGGCGCATTGACGCCCAGCTCGGGAAAGTCACATAGCGGCCGGCAACGGCCAGCTCGCGCGGGCAGATCCGACCGACGTTGGCGCTAACTTAAGTGTTGGGAAGACCCGACCGACGTTGGCGCTAAGTGGTTGAAACTACGTTAACGCCGAGCTCGCGGAAGCGGTAGCATCCGACCGACGTTGGCGCGAAGTGGCACCAGCACCAGCAGATCCGACCGACGTTGGCGCGAAGTGCTTGGGGCAGCAGGGGCGGAAGATCCGACCGACGTTGGCGCTAAGTGCCTGAAATTACATTGACGCCCAGCTCGCGAAAGAGGCGCCACGTCCCCTCAGGAAAGAACACATCCCGCACTGCGCTCCTCATCTTCGCAAACGCCTCACGGTACGCCCCCAAGAACGCGGCCCGCTCCTTCATGGCCCGCACCGCCATCTCCACGTTCCCACCCGCCGCAAAGCTCGGATTCCGTGCCCCCTCCTTCTCGAACGACGACGCGCGAGTCGTATGTGGCACAGCGAAAATCCACTCGAGCGAGCGCACGAACTTCCCTGCCTTGCGGGCCACGATGCGCGCCTTCTCTACCGCAGCGTTGACCGCGGACACGATGCGCTCCCGCGCCCCCTCGTGCCCCGAGCTCGCCTCGAGCGCGCGCGGCACCGTGATCGAAA includes these proteins:
- a CDS encoding threonine/serine exporter family protein → MDRPKVIERRGDRKRSAEEVAEYLVAVGTSLLECGCPAYRVESAVRTIAALEGYRAEAFALPTGLFVNVRGEGPSATPVHRMARITEWGLDLDRLVRVDDVFNAVARGERDLAAAEDDLEAHRASPRPWPRALRWLAIGAVGGAAAVFFRGSLVDAGVSAVLALALHGAIFAVKKNPAARFLQDFVHAFLAAVLAYGASRLVSGASRDAIVLATIVSRVPGMTLTTGLAELAQKNLVSGGARLMEALVTLLSLVLGVAFAVALGRGAFAVTFEVQAHAGLGIGYQLAALLVASFGFGVLFSVPRAWLWTAFVSGAVGYGVSATALRAVPVHAAAFLASFGVCAFANGMAKLTDKPAQLFQIPGMMLLVPGTFGFLAVSALARGEIEGAARAVEVLLVAGGLVIGVIGANAVVPPRKIL
- a CDS encoding glutathione S-transferase family protein, with product MSIVLYHHPFSRAATVIWMLEELEVPYELGYVDLMKGEQKHPDFVAKNPMGKLPTLVDGDTVVTEVAAIGLYLADRYGQGKLAPALDDPRRGTYYRWALFAPSVIEPGSMAHAAKWEFKPGQAGFGDYASMLATMEHAVSQGEYLLGPDFTMADVIFGATLRYMLRFKMIEPREAFTAYAKRLEKREALTRADARNAAIIAERGLGG
- the msrA gene encoding peptide-methionine (S)-S-oxide reductase MsrA, which codes for MKHPSFTAAVAASVVSALLVVACKGSQASPDRAESPHVSPSAGQIAPTGVGTNPGNAGKGTPLAAAPGHELAAFAMGCFWGSENTFRHVRGVTATAVGYAGGHTEAPTYEDVCGHGTGHAEVVLVEFDPKVVSYDKLLETFWKNHDPTTKNRQGPDVGDQYRSGVFTFSPAQEAAYRASMEAEQKRRPKAITTIVTPMKVFWKAEEYHQQYDEKTGHESCPLPGVRGT